A part of Antechinus flavipes isolate AdamAnt ecotype Samford, QLD, Australia chromosome 6, AdamAnt_v2, whole genome shotgun sequence genomic DNA contains:
- the LOC127540301 gene encoding olfactory receptor 4S2-like isoform X2, translating to MESNVTEFILTGLSQNKEVQQVCFLLFLLFYAIIIFGNFLIILTIKGSTNLNSPMYFFLSFLSFVDICYSSVTAPKLIVDFQAKVKTISFVGCMAQLFGVHFFGCTEIFILTVMAYDRYVAICKPLHYTTIMDQKVCTILMVSSWVGGFMHSIIQTLLTVWLPFCGPNLIDHYFCDVHPLLKLACTDTYVVGVIVVANSGMISLSCFIILVGSYAVILFSLRTRSAEGRRKALSTCASHVIVVILFFAPCIFIYLRPSTTFTEDKMVAVFYTIITPMLNPLIYTLRNADVKNAMKKQWSKRVMGQRSKELK from the coding sequence ATGGAAAGTAATGTCACGGAATTTATACTGACAGGTCTGTCCCAGAACAAGGAGGTGCAGCAAGTATGCTTCTTACTGTTCTTACTTTTTTATGCCATCATCATCTTTGGGAACTTCCTTATCATCCTGACGATCAAGGGCAGCACAAATCTGAACTCTCCCATgtatttcttcctcagtttcttatcttttGTTGACATTTGCTATTCTTCCGTCACTGCTCCAAAGCTGATTGTAGATTTCCAAGCTAAGGTCAAGACCATCTCCTTTGTAGGTTGCATGGCTCAACTTTTTGGGGTCCATTTCTTTGGCTGCACTGAGATCTTCATCCTCACGGTCATGGCCTATGACAGGTATGTGGCCATCTGTAAACCCCTGCACTACACAACCATTATGGACCAGAAGGTCTGTACCATATTGATGGTGAGTTCTTGGGTGGGGGGCTTCATGCATTCTATCATCCAGACCCTTCTCACCGTCTGGTTGCCCTTCTGTGGTCCCAATCTGATCGATCATTATTTTTGTGACGTCCATCCTCTCTTGAAGCTGGCCTGCACAGACACCTATGTGGTGGGCGTCATTGTGGTGGCCAATAGCGGGATGATATCCTTGAGCTGCTTCATCATTCTTGTGGGCTCCTATGCCGTTATCCTGTTCTCCCTCAGGACCCGCTCCGCGGAGGGAAGGCGGAAGGCCCTCTCCACCTGTGCTTCCCATGTCATTGTGGTCATTTTGTTCTTTGCACCCTGCATCTTCATCTACTTGCGACCCTCAACCACCTTCACGGAAGATAAAATGGTAGCTGTGTTCTATACCATCATAACCCCTATGTTGAATCCCCTGATCTACACTCTGAGGAATGCCGATGTGAAGAACGCCATGAAAAAGCAGTGGAGCAAGAGAGTGATgggacagagaagtaaagaactGAAATGA
- the LOC127540301 gene encoding olfactory receptor 4S2-like isoform X1 — protein MAKLLNVTEFILTGLSQNKEVQQVCFLLFLLFYAIIIFGNFLIILTIKGSTNLNSPMYFFLSFLSFVDICYSSVTAPKLIVDFQAKVKTISFVGCMAQLFGVHFFGCTEIFILTVMAYDRYVAICKPLHYTTIMDQKVCTILMVSSWVGGFMHSIIQTLLTVWLPFCGPNLIDHYFCDVHPLLKLACTDTYVVGVIVVANSGMISLSCFIILVGSYAVILFSLRTRSAEGRRKALSTCASHVIVVILFFAPCIFIYLRPSTTFTEDKMVAVFYTIITPMLNPLIYTLRNADVKNAMKKQWSKRVMGQRSKELK, from the coding sequence TAATGTCACGGAATTTATACTGACAGGTCTGTCCCAGAACAAGGAGGTGCAGCAAGTATGCTTCTTACTGTTCTTACTTTTTTATGCCATCATCATCTTTGGGAACTTCCTTATCATCCTGACGATCAAGGGCAGCACAAATCTGAACTCTCCCATgtatttcttcctcagtttcttatcttttGTTGACATTTGCTATTCTTCCGTCACTGCTCCAAAGCTGATTGTAGATTTCCAAGCTAAGGTCAAGACCATCTCCTTTGTAGGTTGCATGGCTCAACTTTTTGGGGTCCATTTCTTTGGCTGCACTGAGATCTTCATCCTCACGGTCATGGCCTATGACAGGTATGTGGCCATCTGTAAACCCCTGCACTACACAACCATTATGGACCAGAAGGTCTGTACCATATTGATGGTGAGTTCTTGGGTGGGGGGCTTCATGCATTCTATCATCCAGACCCTTCTCACCGTCTGGTTGCCCTTCTGTGGTCCCAATCTGATCGATCATTATTTTTGTGACGTCCATCCTCTCTTGAAGCTGGCCTGCACAGACACCTATGTGGTGGGCGTCATTGTGGTGGCCAATAGCGGGATGATATCCTTGAGCTGCTTCATCATTCTTGTGGGCTCCTATGCCGTTATCCTGTTCTCCCTCAGGACCCGCTCCGCGGAGGGAAGGCGGAAGGCCCTCTCCACCTGTGCTTCCCATGTCATTGTGGTCATTTTGTTCTTTGCACCCTGCATCTTCATCTACTTGCGACCCTCAACCACCTTCACGGAAGATAAAATGGTAGCTGTGTTCTATACCATCATAACCCCTATGTTGAATCCCCTGATCTACACTCTGAGGAATGCCGATGTGAAGAACGCCATGAAAAAGCAGTGGAGCAAGAGAGTGATgggacagagaagtaaagaactGAAATGA